A portion of the Pseudodesulfovibrio sp. JC047 genome contains these proteins:
- a CDS encoding sulfite exporter TauE/SafE family protein, translating to MITTYLLYIVLGAFAGVLAGLLGIGGGLVIVPMLNIAFEMQHFPEVHIQHIALGTSLATIIFTSLSSMRAHHKRGAINYTAFWRLVPGILVGTYLGAWIAAMLPTGFLKAFFGLFLYYVASQMLLGIKPKSARELPRQTGMFAVGNGIGIFSALVGIGGGTLTVPFLSWCNQTMHTAIATAAAVGLPIALAGTTGYIVHGWGVEGIPGPHFGYIYIPAFLGIISMSVLTAPLGAKLAHSLPVDKLKRIFAILLLIVGTKMLWGAFF from the coding sequence ATGATTACAACCTATTTACTGTATATCGTTCTCGGCGCATTCGCCGGGGTCTTGGCGGGACTGTTGGGTATCGGTGGCGGACTGGTCATTGTACCCATGCTCAATATTGCCTTTGAAATGCAGCATTTCCCCGAGGTACATATCCAACATATTGCGCTGGGAACCTCGTTGGCAACCATCATTTTCACGTCTCTTTCCAGTATGCGCGCCCATCACAAACGGGGAGCCATCAACTACACGGCATTTTGGCGACTTGTTCCCGGTATTCTTGTCGGGACCTATCTCGGAGCCTGGATTGCCGCCATGCTTCCGACCGGATTTCTCAAGGCCTTTTTTGGCCTTTTCCTGTACTACGTCGCCAGTCAGATGTTGTTGGGTATCAAACCGAAAAGTGCGCGGGAACTGCCCCGGCAGACCGGAATGTTTGCTGTGGGCAATGGTATCGGTATTTTTTCCGCATTGGTCGGTATTGGTGGCGGAACGCTGACTGTCCCGTTCCTGTCCTGGTGCAATCAGACGATGCATACGGCCATTGCCACGGCTGCGGCGGTGGGATTGCCCATCGCATTGGCCGGGACCACCGGGTATATTGTCCATGGATGGGGTGTTGAAGGCATTCCAGGACCGCATTTCGGGTATATTTATATCCCGGCCTTTTTGGGCATCATTTCCATGAGTGTCCTGACCGCACCGCTTGGCGCAAAGCTCGCCCACAGCCTGCCCGTGGACAAGCTGAAACGCATTTTTGCCATTCTGCTTCTGATCGTGGGAACCAAGATGTTGTGGGGGGCTTTCTTTTAA
- a CDS encoding alpha-hydroxy-acid oxidizing protein — protein MKEFHDKARELMKGYCRVCKVCDGRACVGEVPGMGGLGTGASFKSNVEALAEIRLNMRLLHDVTEPDTSTSVLGYDLSLPVMAAPIGGVSFNMGGGISEDAYADAVVTGSRQAGVIGCTGDGVPTYVHEAGFAAIVKNDGFGIPFIKPWEGKELGEKLELARATGCTTFGMDVDAAGLITLRQMGRPVSPKPASELKKVVDTVHSWDAKFILKGVMTPDEAELAAEVGVDAIVVSNHGGRVLDHAPGTAEVIHEVSEAVKGKLTVLVDGGVRTGVDILKMLALGADAVMIGRPVAVAAMGGLETGVATYFETLRAQLSGAMILTGIQDIQSIDLKVLF, from the coding sequence ATGAAGGAATTTCACGATAAGGCGCGTGAACTGATGAAGGGGTACTGTCGAGTGTGCAAGGTGTGCGACGGCAGAGCCTGTGTGGGAGAAGTCCCGGGAATGGGTGGTCTTGGAACAGGAGCATCTTTCAAGAGCAATGTGGAGGCGTTGGCCGAGATTCGGCTGAACATGCGTTTGTTGCATGACGTGACCGAGCCGGACACTTCCACGTCCGTGCTGGGTTATGATTTGTCCCTGCCGGTGATGGCTGCACCCATTGGTGGCGTGTCGTTCAATATGGGCGGTGGCATCAGTGAAGACGCGTATGCCGACGCGGTCGTGACCGGCAGCAGGCAGGCCGGAGTGATCGGTTGTACGGGAGACGGCGTGCCTACCTATGTCCATGAGGCCGGGTTTGCCGCCATCGTCAAGAACGACGGTTTCGGTATTCCTTTCATTAAACCATGGGAAGGGAAAGAGTTGGGTGAGAAGCTCGAATTGGCCCGGGCTACCGGATGTACCACTTTTGGTATGGACGTGGATGCCGCTGGTTTGATTACCCTGCGGCAGATGGGGCGGCCAGTCTCGCCAAAACCTGCTTCGGAATTAAAGAAGGTCGTGGATACCGTTCACAGCTGGGATGCCAAATTCATTCTCAAGGGCGTCATGACACCCGATGAAGCCGAGTTGGCTGCCGAAGTGGGAGTCGATGCCATTGTGGTGTCCAACCATGGTGGCCGTGTGCTGGATCATGCGCCGGGAACGGCCGAGGTCATTCATGAAGTGTCCGAAGCGGTGAAAGGCAAACTCACGGTTCTCGTGGATGGTGGTGTCCGAACCGGTGTGGATATTCTCAAGATGCTCGCTCTGGGTGCTGATGCGGTCATGATCGGTCGGCCGGTCGCTGTGGCAGCCATGGGCGGATTGGAAACCGGCGTTGCCACGTATTTCGAGACGTTGCGTGCGCAGTTGTCCGGTGCAATGATTTTAACGGGGATTCAGGACATTCAATCCATTGATTTGAAAGTGCTTTTCTAA
- a CDS encoding FadR/GntR family transcriptional regulator, with product MELKPVNRKSVSEEIVQQIREMIDHGALQPGDRLPAERRLAEEFGVSRTSVREGIKILAESGILESRQGSGTFVSEDRDDDGSLFDAVLTGQHDLRDVFEVRKMLEPEIAALAAINASPDELNRLESTLIDQEQAVRRGASGVGFDQKFHQLLAEASGNPVLREMVTVLHEGFARSRAEEVQSPERQQASVRAHRNIVEAVKNGHAMQAERAMREHLISTESLVFSINISRR from the coding sequence ATGGAACTCAAACCAGTGAATCGGAAGTCCGTATCCGAAGAAATTGTTCAGCAGATCAGGGAGATGATCGACCATGGCGCATTGCAGCCGGGTGATCGATTGCCTGCCGAGCGTCGATTAGCCGAGGAATTCGGTGTTTCACGGACATCCGTGCGTGAAGGGATCAAGATTCTGGCGGAATCAGGTATTCTGGAAAGTCGTCAGGGGTCAGGAACGTTTGTCAGCGAAGATCGGGACGATGATGGGTCGTTGTTTGACGCCGTACTTACCGGGCAGCATGACCTTCGGGATGTTTTTGAAGTGCGGAAGATGTTGGAACCGGAGATTGCGGCTCTGGCGGCTATCAATGCATCACCGGACGAGTTGAATCGTTTGGAATCCACCCTGATCGATCAGGAGCAGGCGGTTCGTCGAGGCGCATCCGGGGTTGGATTCGATCAGAAATTTCATCAATTGTTGGCTGAGGCGTCGGGCAACCCTGTTCTCAGGGAGATGGTGACCGTTCTCCACGAGGGATTTGCCAGAAGCCGGGCCGAGGAAGTGCAATCGCCGGAACGCCAGCAGGCATCTGTCCGAGCGCACAGAAATATTGTCGAAGCGGTCAAGAATGGGCACGCCATGCAGGCTGAAAGGGCCATGCGTGAGCATCTCATTTCGACTGAAAGTCTTGTTTTTTCAATCAATATATCCAGGAGATAG